The proteins below come from a single Xiphophorus couchianus chromosome 20, X_couchianus-1.0, whole genome shotgun sequence genomic window:
- the slc25a20 gene encoding mitochondrial carnitine/acylcarnitine carrier protein isoform X1, producing MSNVEIPAGLKELLQGYTVEVLRRRPPNLVEFAVQHFTRILEKQKNEQQARKNSSKPAAKEVTLETASNKSNENDEDEEVKEAPKARTGRSRRVAVCAEAYDPDDDADDNTEPQVVHPKTEEQRQRLQDACKDILLFKTLEKEQFSEVLDAMFEVLVKPQDHIIDQGDDGDNFYVIDKGVYDIFVAKDGVNVCVGKYNNKGSFGELALMYNTPRAATIVATEEGALWGLDRATFHRLIVKNNAKKRRTYEAFIECVPLLNCLELSERMKIVDVLGARTFSNGDRIIAQGDKADCFYIVESGEVKILIKTKTKAGKQDNTEVEVARCSRGQYFGELALVTNKPRAASVYAVGETKCLVIDIQAFERLLGPCMDIMKRNISQYEDQLVALFGSSDDLKH from the exons ATGAGTAACGTGGAGATCCCGGCCGGCctgaaggagctgctgcaggGCTACACGGTGGAGGTGCTGCGCCGCAGGCCTCCCAACCTGGTGGAGTTCGCCGTGCAGCATTTCACACGAATCCTGGAGAAACAAAAGAACGAGCAGCAAGCCAGGAAGAACAGCAGCAAGCCCGCCGCCAAGGAGGTCACGCTTGAGACGGCGTCAAACAAATCTAACGAAAACGACGAAGATGAGGAGGTGAAGGAGGCTCCCA AGGCCAGGACTGGGAGAAGTCGCAGAGTCGCAG TTTGTGCAGAAGCTTATGACCCTGATGACGATGCGGACGACAACACCGAGCCTCAGGTCGTGCATCCCAAGACAGAAGAGCAGCGCCAACGGCTTCAGGACGCGTGCAAGGACATTCTGCTGTTCAAGACTCTGGAGaag GAACAATTCTCTGAAGTTCTGGACGCCATGTTTGAGGTTTTGGTCAAACCTCAGGACCACATCATCGACCAGGGAGACGACGGGGATAATTTCTACGTCATAGACAA AGGTGTGTACGACATCTTCGTGGCGAAGGACGGTGTGAACGTGTGTGTGGGAAAGTACAACAACAAGGGCAGCTTTGGGGAGCTGGCCCTCATGTACAACACGCCGCGAGCCGCCACCATCGTAGCGACAGAGGAGGGCGCTCTGTGGGGCCTG GATCGAGCCACGTTTCACAGGCTGATTGTGAAAAACAACGCCAAGAAGAGGAGGACGTACGAGGCCTTCATCGAGTGTGTGCCTCTCCTGAACTGTCTCGAG CTCTCTGAGAGGATGAAGATTGTTGATGTTTTAGGAGCGCGAACGTTCAGCAATGGAGATCGCATCATAGCACAG GGCGACAAAGCTGACTGTTTCTACATTGTGGAATCAGGGGAGGTGAAGATACTGATCAAAACCAAA ACGAAGGCGGGGAAGCAGGACAACACAGAGGTGGAAGTGGCTCGTTGCTCCAGGGGGCAATACTTTGGAGAGCTGGCGCTGGTCACCAACAAACCCCGCGCAGCGTCCGTCTACGCTGTGGGAGAAACCAAATGTTTAG TAATTGACATCCAGGCCTTTGAGCGCCTGCTGGGTCCCTGCATGGACATCATGAAGCGGAACATCTCCCAGTACGAGGACCAGCTGGTGGCGCTGTTCGGCTCCAGTGACGATTTGAAACACTAG